In Aegilops tauschii subsp. strangulata cultivar AL8/78 chromosome 3, Aet v6.0, whole genome shotgun sequence, one genomic interval encodes:
- the LOC109732686 gene encoding uncharacterized protein, protein MARGKVAEWIRKRAMPRKSAAGRPSRASGASEPILRDAEESWSGASGAAAPMPARKAAGSGKGANGGAPAHSSSKVRAVGFLSALRWRPRVNVLAVVYEKVVYHVMWLVESVVVVGRLVFFLMRFGFKQL, encoded by the coding sequence ATGGCGCGCGGTAAGGTGGCCGAGTGGATACGGAAGCGGGCGATGCCGAGGAAGTCGGCGGCCGGGCGCCCGAGCAGGGCCAGCGGGGCGTCAGAGCCGATACTAAGAGACGCGGAGGAGAGCTGGAGCGGCGCcagcggggcggcggcgccgatGCCTGCTAGAAAGGCCGCCGGGAGCGGGAAGGGTGCCAATGGCGGCGCGCCGGCGCACTCGAGCTCGAAGGTCCGGGCGGTCGGCTTCTTGTCGGCGCTGCGGTGGCGGCCGCGCGTGAACGTGCTGGCGGTGGTGTACGAGAAGGTGGTGTACCACGTGATGTGGCTGGTGGAGTCCGTGGTGGTGGTGGGGAGGCTCGTCTTCTTCCTCATGCGCTTCGGCTTCAAGCAGCTCTGA